From a single Pirellulaceae bacterium genomic region:
- a CDS encoding DEAD/DEAH box helicase family protein: protein MAWSVNNLPPLKAPQQMAVDAFTAAGQRGVVVMPTGTGKTVVGLFIARKLAMSTLVIAPIRDQMYQWHRRIRDYFDDDAGIIGDTTFDVRAVSVTTYDSAALRM, encoded by the coding sequence GTGGCTTGGTCCGTCAATAACTTGCCGCCGCTCAAGGCCCCGCAGCAGATGGCGGTGGATGCATTTACAGCGGCGGGTCAGCGCGGTGTGGTGGTCATGCCCACAGGCACAGGCAAAACGGTTGTCGGCTTATTCATCGCTCGAAAACTGGCCATGTCCACGCTGGTTATAGCTCCTATTCGCGATCAGATGTACCAATGGCATCGCCGAATACGCGACTATTTCGACGACGATGCTGGAATCATCGGCGACACTACGTTTGACGTGCGGGCCGTGTCGGTCACGACCTATGACAGCGCAGCGCTCCGTATGTGA
- a CDS encoding DEAD/DEAH box helicase family protein, translating into MTAQRSVCDSAAIYMANLGNRFAFIVFDECHHLPGNLYREAALMSAAPYRLGLTATPLRSDGRQAELAKLIGPNCYQLQVQEAAGSWLATYRVVRIPVTLSATEQARYDELAQQVRRYVFVRGRQDVAFNWSQ; encoded by the coding sequence ATGACAGCGCAGCGCTCCGTATGTGATAGCGCAGCGATCTATATGGCGAACTTGGGCAATCGTTTCGCCTTCATAGTATTCGACGAGTGCCATCATCTACCTGGAAATCTCTATCGCGAAGCGGCTTTAATGTCGGCAGCCCCGTACCGTCTCGGCCTCACGGCTACTCCACTGCGCAGCGATGGCCGACAAGCCGAGTTGGCTAAACTGATCGGGCCCAACTGCTATCAGTTGCAAGTTCAGGAAGCAGCTGGGAGCTGGCTGGCAACCTACCGCGTGGTGCGCATACCAGTCACCTTGTCCGCCACTGAGCAGGCGCGTTACGACGAACTTGCGCAGCAGGTCCGTCGGTATGTTTTTGTGCGCGGCCGACAGGACGTTGCCTTCAATTGGAGTCAATAA